ACAAGCTCGCCTGCGACGTCATTTGCATTTCGGACAACGGCATGGTCACCGACTTCCATCCGACACTTTCCTACGCCATGCGCGGCATCGCGGCCATGGAGGTGCGCGTCAAAGGTCCTTCCGTGGACCTCCACTCCGGCGTCTACGGCGGCGCGGTCATGAATCCCGCCACCGCCGCCGCCCGCCTTATCGCCAGCCTGCACGACGCCGACGGTCGCGTGGCCATCCCCGGTTTTTACGATTCCGTGGAACCCCTCGCCGATTGGGAACGCGCCGCCGCCGCCACGCACCCGAGCTCCGACGCCGACATTCTCGAGCAAACCGGCTCCCCCGCCCTTTTCGGCGAGGCCGGCTACAGCGCGGTCGAGCGGATCGGCGCCCGCCCCACCGCCGAGGTCAATGGCATCGGCGGCGGCTACCAGGGCGAAGGCACGAAAACCGTGCTGCCGGCCGAAGCCTTCTTCAAACTCACCTTCCGCCTCGTTCCCTCGATGGAACCGGAAAAGATCCTCGATCTCGCCGAGGCCCACATTCGCGCCAACTGTCCGCCCGGCGTCACCCTGGAGATCGAGCGCGGCCACAGCGGCCTGCCCTATTTCTCGAATCCCATGTCGCCCGATGGCCAGGCCGTCCAGCGCGCCCTCGAGCGCGTCTTCGGCGCGAAGCCCAGCCTCTATCGGGAAGGCGGCAGCATTCCGATTCTCACCATCTTCAAGCAACTGCTCGGCGTCGACTCCCT
Above is a window of Chthoniobacterales bacterium DNA encoding:
- a CDS encoding dipeptidase, translating into MNEDPIGLLLKFLRFPTISTQTEHAEDLRQCAGWLANLLQTIGLHAEVLPTAGQPVVLAHTTPDPAKRTVLFYGHYDVQPPDPLELWETPPFEPSLRNERIYARGSTDNKGQILAHILGVKETLAATGTTPVNVIFLIEGEEEIGSPSLQAFLHEHRDKLACDVICISDNGMVTDFHPTLSYAMRGIAAMEVRVKGPSVDLHSGVYGGAVMNPATAAARLIASLHDADGRVAIPGFYDSVEPLADWERAAAATHPSSDADILEQTGSPALFGEAGYSAVERIGARPTAEVNGIGGGYQGEGTKTVLPAEAFFKLTFRLVPSMEPEKILDLAEAHIRANCPPGVTLEIERGHSGLPYFSNPMSPDGQAVQRALERVFGAKPSLYREGGSIPILTIFKQLLGVDSLLPALASPDCAAHSPNENFPVRNFHAGIALNQELLKEFATVPRIGIHGYKGDVPKPSTAASIA